Sequence from the Paenibacillus tundrae genome:
CAGGGAGCTAGTATGATAACCTTTGTGAGATTGCTTGCTCTTCCGCATGTTGAATGAGTCGAGATCCAATCCCCAATCCTCTGCTTTCTGGCACAGCTGCCAATGTCGAATGTGGTATTCGCCTTTGAATCCTTCTTTGAGCGTTATAGTCGAAATAAACGCTCTTGGATTCATTAGGTTATAGGTTATAAGGTCGATCAGCCCTGAAGTAACTTCAATTAGCAGATGGTGAATGATCCCACTAAATAAAGTTTGGATTTATGGATTGCTTGGTTCCAACGGAGATTGCAAAACGTCATTGCTTAAAATTATGGTAGACACTTGTCCTCATAATAGTAGCTTAGTTATTATTGAGAACTGAATGAGGTCGAAGAAACGAGATTGAAAAAAGTTTCACTAGTAGAGTAAGCAAGAAACATAGAAAGTTTTTTTCAATCTTATAAAATTTGAAAAGTGTGACAAGAAAACACCGACCGAATAAATCACTTTTAATTCTCTAAGCCATTATAAACTCCCTTTATTCCTCATCTGTACTTTAATTTTAAATCTAAAATACCTTCTAACTCTTCTTTATCCTTCTTATTCAGCTTTCTTAGATCTGCTATAAATTTTGATTCGAAATCATCTAATTGAACACTAAAAACTTGTTTACTTTTATCTAAATCTTCCTCAAAGATAAACCACTCCAAATCAATATTAAATTTCTTTTTTAATGCGATTATAGTATCTACTGATGGTTTATATTTATCTTTTTCTAGCTCACTTAATGCTCCCTGTGAAACACCGATCATCTGTGAGAATTCTGTTTGATTAAGTTTGTTTAATTTCCTTATATATTTTAACTTTTCTCCTATGCTAGTCATTTGTTCCACCTTCTATCCAAAAAAGTAATTAAACAAAAAAGAGCAGCCCTAAAAGATGAATATTAGGACTGTGCAAGGTTAGCGAAAAATTATTAAGTTTGACCCCAAGGAAGTTTGTCTCACATCATAATATAAGAAATGCTTATCCACTTTTAATACAAAATCAAAAAAAAATTAAAACAGTAGTTGGTAAAATACGATGGTCGATTCAATCTAACGGCGCTATTACTAGTTAAACAGCATTTTATGAGTCTCATTTTTATGTTATAAATTATCTCATTGGACGATATAACTAGTCTCAATTGATGTTATAAACCACACACTACAACTACTTCCTAAACCAACCGCTGCCTCATCGCCTCAAACAACAGAACGGTAGCAGCCATCGCTGCATTCAGCGACTCCGCTTGTCCTTGCATGGGAATCGTAATAGCATCATCCACTAACCGTGCGGTGGACTCAGAGATGCCTTTGCCTTCATTGCCGATGACAAGCCACACTGCCTGCGTAAAATCATAACTATAACACGAGTATTCTGCCTGCAAAGATGTGCTCACAATCTTGACACCAGCCGCCTTGGCTTCAGGCAGCAACGTCTCCAGTGATCCTTCAACAATCGGCAAATGGAACAATGAGCCCATCGTCGAACGAATTGTTTTCGGGTTATAGACGTCCGCACAGCCTGTCCCCAGCACGACACCAGCCGCACCTGCGGCATCTGCGCTACGAATAATCGTTCCCACATTGCCCGGATCTTGTACGTTATCCAATACAATGACCAGATTTCTCGTCTCAGAGAGTAGATTCTGCATCGGTTCCTTGGACTTCCGAACAATCGCAAATACGGGCTGCGGGGTCATCGTATCCGTACATTTGGCGATAATTGCAGGTGTTACACTAACCCATTCAACCTTCTGAAGTGGGTTTTCGAATCCCGCAAGTTCGTACGGTACGCCTTGCTCTCCATCATAGACGATACACTCTAGATCAGCGCCAGCGCGAAGCGCCTCCTGAACCAAATGAATGCCTTCAATGATATATTTATGTTGACGGGTACGGTGCTTTTTCTCCAGCAACTGAGCCCATTCCTTCACACGTGCATTTTGCGGTGATACAATATCCATCTTTCCATCCTTCCCATCTCATCACTTCGGATAGGCCAGTTCCATCTTCGTCAGATGATCCTTATGCCCTACAATGATCAATACATCCCCATCCTCAATCCGATCATCGGCATATGGAGAGATGTTCATCGAATTACCACTACGAATCGCCATCACGTTACAACCGAACCGTGCCCGAATGTTTAGCTCGAGCAGGTTTTTTCCGATCATTTGCTCAGAGGCTCTCATCTCAAGGATACTGTAATCCTCAGACAGCTCAATATAATCCAGTATGTTTGGTGAGGTTAGATGATGCGCTACACGCAGACCCATATCCCGTTCAGGGTATATGACTTTGTCCGCACCAATTTTTTGTAATACTTTACCATGGAGCTCATTTTGAGCTTTTACAATAAGAACTGGCACACCCATATCCTTCAGAATGAGCGTTGTCAGGATACTTGCCTGAATATCTTCACCAATTGCCACCACGACAACATCGAAATTTCGTATGCCCAGCGCACGTAGCGCTTCTTCATCTGTAGAATCGGCTGAGACAGCATGGGTCACCACATTAGACATTTCCTGTGTCCGTTGCTCATCTGCATCAATCGCCAGCACATCGAATCCCATACCACTTAATGCATTGGCTACACTTGATCCAAATCGTCCCATGCCAATCACAGCATACTGTTTCTTTGCCATTAGGATTTTACCCTCCCGCTGCACTTCAGCACTACACATTATTTTGATACTTCTTAAGATCATAAATACATGCCATGCTTACTTAAATAATCCTTCGTAGTATACCACAAAGCCTAACAAACTTGAATGCGCTCACGCTTCCCAGGGAACAGTATAAGAGCAGCCGAATATACGAGGAGGGAATTGCGATGCCAATTACATTAAGCCTGCGTGACGCGATTGTTCATAAGGTTCATGACAAAAGTGATGATCAGCTCCGAGAGATGATTGAAGGTTCCGTGGACGGGCCTGAGGCAGCTTTACCTGGACTTGGCGCCATTTTCGAAATGATCTGGAAGAACACAGAACCTGCCAAGCAGGAAGAACTGATTCAAATCGCGCAGGAGCATCTGCACACCATTCCCGTACAACCGCTTCGATAAGTGAGGCAATAAGGGAAGGTAACCATCAATACGTTTGTTCTGTCTGCAAAAGAAAGCTTTCCCTTATTCGGCTAGGTCACCCCTGCCTAAGGTAAGTGGATAGCAATAGATCCCTCCACCAACCGGCGGAGGGATCTTTATCTTTTTACCAAGTGCTAACACACCGCACTTGCTTATACTACATGATATAAAACAAATTTACACAAAAAAACGGAGAGGACAGAAATAACATGAAGAAGCATAGCGTTCGCCTTTATCCCCGGATTTTCCCTTAAAAAAAGGGGGGATCAAAAAATCTGGGGATAACAGCGATCGGAAGGTTATTCTGTCATCGGAGTGGTTTGTGTAAATTTACACAGTAAGACTTAACTTAAGGCGCAGTTTCCAAGAATTTCGCCGTAGGATTTTTGTCCATTGCTGTTCTCATCGCGTATTCATTCTCGAAGAGTACAACGTAATTGCCTTTTTTATCTTTTACCAGCGTAGAGTTAATACGGAATTTGCTTGGATCAAGGTTTTCGTCCACAATCCAACGTGCAAATTGATACGGCATACGCTGCAATTGCACATCTACCCCATATTCACCCTTCATC
This genomic interval carries:
- a CDS encoding TrmH family RNA methyltransferase, with product MDIVSPQNARVKEWAQLLEKKHRTRQHKYIIEGIHLVQEALRAGADLECIVYDGEQGVPYELAGFENPLQKVEWVSVTPAIIAKCTDTMTPQPVFAIVRKSKEPMQNLLSETRNLVIVLDNVQDPGNVGTIIRSADAAGAAGVVLGTGCADVYNPKTIRSTMGSLFHLPIVEGSLETLLPEAKAAGVKIVSTSLQAEYSCYSYDFTQAVWLVIGNEGKGISESTARLVDDAITIPMQGQAESLNAAMAATVLLFEAMRQRLV
- a CDS encoding GNAT family N-acetyltransferase — its product is MPESRGLGIGSRLIQHAEEQAISQRLSY
- the sspI gene encoding small acid-soluble spore protein SspI, with the translated sequence MPITLSLRDAIVHKVHDKSDDQLREMIEGSVDGPEAALPGLGAIFEMIWKNTEPAKQEELIQIAQEHLHTIPVQPLR
- a CDS encoding helix-turn-helix domain-containing protein, translated to MTSIGEKLKYIRKLNKLNQTEFSQMIGVSQGALSELEKDKYKPSVDTIIALKKKFNIDLEWFIFEEDLDKSKQVFSVQLDDFESKFIADLRKLNKKDKEELEGILDLKLKYR
- a CDS encoding potassium channel family protein, with protein sequence MAKKQYAVIGMGRFGSSVANALSGMGFDVLAIDADEQRTQEMSNVVTHAVSADSTDEEALRALGIRNFDVVVVAIGEDIQASILTTLILKDMGVPVLIVKAQNELHGKVLQKIGADKVIYPERDMGLRVAHHLTSPNILDYIELSEDYSILEMRASEQMIGKNLLELNIRARFGCNVMAIRSGNSMNISPYADDRIEDGDVLIIVGHKDHLTKMELAYPK